The sequence below is a genomic window from Hippocampus zosterae strain Florida chromosome 7, ASM2543408v3, whole genome shotgun sequence.
TGTTTTGACTGTCGGGTGAAAAAGGGGGACAACTCGTTAGTGCTCACACAGACGTTCTTGTCTTGTTAGGAAACGACGTTGAGGTGCTCACGCTCCGCGATTGGGCGGTGACCCCGTTTGGCTCTTCGGCGACCGATCTTTGTGTCAATCATTATGCATACGCTTCCTCACACTTTGCTGCTGTGTATTTCAACATGGAGGGTCCTGACTCTCGGGGGGGGCTTTTCTGCTCCCTCGCCACAGATCCCGAGAGTCTCATGCAGTCCCTGGAGGAGTTGGACTACCTCGCCGCTCTGGACGATGACGGCAACCTGTCCGAGATCGGCATCGTCATGTCCGAAATCCCCCTGGAGCCTCAGCTGGCCAAAGCGCTGCTGGCCTCCTGCGAGTTCGACTGCGTCAGCGAGATGCTGACCGTCGCGGCGATGCTTTCAGGTacccagaaaataaaaataaaaatttgacgCCAATTTGATTGGTTTGCCCACTCGCTTCCTGGTTCCCCACCGATCACTCTATCGACATGATGGAGCCTTCGGAGACCTCAGGAATTTAGAAAGACACAACGATAATACGCAGTAacccaaatcatttttattcgaTAGCACAACTCATGCAGCTCGTGTGTTTTTCTTGCCTTCAGCTCCGACCTGCTTCCTGGAGCCTCCGTCCGGATTGAGCCACGAGGCCTCGCATTGTCACTGGAAATTCCAGCACCAAGAAGGCGACCACTTCACTCTCATTAACGTCTTTGACGCCTTCAAGAGAAGCCAAAAGGAGCCGTGTAAGACGCGGTGTTGAATTCTGAGCCGAGTGTATTCCTCccacttttgttttatttcacgaTTTTCAGTTTTCTCTGCAGACGTCCGTGTCGATAAATGGTGTCGGGACAATTTCCTGGACTATTCGGCCCTCCGGATGGCGGAGAGCATCAGGGCAGAGCTGACCGACACGCTGAAGCGCATCGAGCTGCCCATTTCGGAACCGGCGTTTGGCACGAGGAAAAACTCGGCCGACCTGAAGCGGGCCCTGCTGGCGGGCTTCTTCATGCAGGTGCGTTGCCCAAATCCCACAATTCTCCGCAAATTTTTATTTTCGTCTCCCCATCCCTTCGCCGCGGCCTTGAAGGTGGCTCGGGACGTGGACGGCTCGGGAAATTACCTGATCCTGGCGCACAAGCACGTGGCCCAGGTGCACCCGCGATCCGTCTACGGGCCGCGTTTCGACCAGACTGGGGTGCCCGAGTGGGTGCTGTTCCACGACTACACGCTGGCGGAAAACAACTGGATGCGGATCGTCACGGCGATTTCACCCCGAGTGTGAGTCTTTGCGATTCATCGCCACCATCAAATCATCTTCGTCAGacgcttagtttttttttttccatttgatctCCCTGTCGTAGATTCACTCAAACGGCGCCGCTTTACTACTTTTATAACCTGCCCCACAGCGAGAGCAAAGAGATCCTGCAGCACATGCTGGACCCGCACGCCACTCGTCAAGATGACGGACACAAAGCTAGCGGCAAAGCTCTCGAGAACCAGAGCGGCGGCGACGTGCAGTCGACCGATCGCTGTGCCATTCAGTGACGCTTATTCTTATGAAATGACACGATTTCACAAACGGGTACAACGGAGCGGTcggaaaaacaaaatctttgTCAAATAGGACTCTGGAGAGCAAGAAATTGAATTGCAGACTAATCAGTCCAGTTTATTTTGCCTTCATCATCACCAGACTTTCATAGTTTTATAAACACAAGAGTAGAAAATTGAATTGAGTCGAGTCAATTTTCTGAAATCCtctaaaaagccccaaaaccatGATGATAAAAGTATAATCAACAATTTCTGAGTCCTTCCAAAGGTTCCCTCCCCCATCCTGCTGCACATTCGCATAACCACATTAAATCTTTGCAATAACAATAATGACTGtccattttgtttggtttttttcccccgggatgtggtgaaccccccccccccctcccccaccatttATTCTGTGATGCAACCAGTCGTCACACGGTCAGATATTCTTTAAGTTTGTCCATGATGGCGGGGAACCGGTCCACCGGGATCAACATGACCGTGCGGAACGGCTTCATGGGAACGTCATCGAAGGACCAGCGGCCGCTCAGGCACGAGTCTGCGTCGTCCTGCACTGAGAAGTGGAACGTGGAGACGGCGTGCTGCGAGAAGAAATTGGAAAATCAGGTTTGATCTCGGCAAAGGTTTGTTAACTAGCCCGATAGCATAATTGCCTGTCATGATTTTAACTGACACCGAGTGTACCTTCTTAATCatccaaatcaaagtcatttttccaaggtggaaaaaagaggaaaaaaaaaatagctagtCGGGAGCACTTGCAAGTCAAGCCAAACCGTATTTTCAGCACCTCATAGAAAAACTCCTCCTCGGCATTGATGAACGTGTATTCGTCCTTGGGGGCGGGAATGGCCTTGCCGGCCTCCTTGCAGGTCTTGCTGATCATCAGGCAGTAGTGGTACTTCCCGCTGGGCTTGTTTGTCCGCTCCGCTTCAGAGATTTCTTCCCTAGCAAGATAAAGGCAATGAGAACACTCGATTTGGATCGTTTTCTTcctccacccaaaaaatatatggATACATTTCCTGGCAATGAAACAATGATTTTTTCACTTATAGGTCTTTCTCCCAAAATTGAGACTCATTTTAAGATTGCACCCCCAACCCATCCCCATACACATTATGCAAGTTCAGCAACTCACTGTAGCTGCTTATGCAGCGGCAGGGCGATCTGCGGCGGCACATTGACAAAGCGCTCGCTCAGCAGGAGGCCCACGGGCTTGGCGGTGTCGCCGAGCATCTGCTCCAGCTGTTCGGCGGCGACGCGGCCTGAGCACTTCTCGCACTGGTCCAGCATCAGCTCTTTCACTTGCTCCATGCACTGCACGCCCTGCGCACGATGACGACACGCGTCACAGAAGCCTGACGACACACGTCACAGAAGCCCGACGACACTGTTGGGAGCGGACGACGGAGAATCTTGCCTTTTGTTCTGTGAGGTTCAGCATGGTGATGAAGCCAAACACTTCATCTGGGTCGTCATCGTCACTGTCTTCGGGCACCTCGGCTTGcttggaaataaaaaataatacagtatactggcgaccagttcagggtgtaccccgcctcacgcccaaaaacagctggaataggctgcaCCACCCCgctggatggataaataagtataaaataaatgtttttaaaaaaatatacagtaagtaatcaacaacaattttgagacaactattttatacaatttgtaATCCTTGTAAATTAAAACtgtaattaatttgatcatcatTACCCTCAAATCGTAATAAAAATCGAAGTATTTATCGACTACAAacgatttttttaatacagtctaAAAGTGGACCTACTTTAATGACACTTCCCACGTGGTTCTGCTGGATAATGATGTCGGTCATCTCTGACGTGTTGACGTGAGCCTTCAGAAACAGCTTGGAGCGCAGCAAACCACCACATTAagacactttgttttgttttctttattttgtttgaatgcAACCAACCTGCTGCAAGAGCTTCTTGATGCCATTGAAGTCGTTGTGCGTAACGGCGTGTCCTTCGAAGTCCACCGTCACCTCCTGAATAGCAAagaattctgtttattttaatgCACTTACAAGTTGCACAAACTAGTCGCACAAGGCTAGTCACACACTGTTGTCATACaaccgtgttagcgttagcaacATAGCATTCGTTCAGCCCACCCTAAAATATCATCCCCACCTCGTTAATCTCCTCTTCGGACGCTTCGCTGTCCTCACTGAAGGAATCGCCGTCTCCCCCCAGACTGTTGTCCGAACTTTCATCGCTTTCCCGGGGATTCTTCCCTAGACCCACCGCCCTCTTCTTAGCCGACGAGGCCATGCTGCAAACATGCGCCGAGCGTGTGGATCGATCCAGCAGGGGTGGGCGTGGCGGAGAACCCCAATGGCTCGCTGTCAAATGTAATAAAGCAGTCGTGAACGAAGGTGGTTAATTCACCCGTGATACGCAGTGGTGCATCAACAGTCACTTGACGAAATATTTTACACAGTGTCACCCTATTTACAAGTGACTTAAACACTATTCAATATTTAAATGAACTGCTCCGTTACAATGTTACTTGTTTACTCAGacgccattttggctcaaaatttGTTTCGGCCCTACTGACTCGCCGTAGCTTGGTCGGGATCAATGGCGACTTGGGATAAACCATTCGCGCAGGGGTGAAAGATATTCAAAGTGCGCTTCATCCGCAATTTGAAGTCACACATTTGTTCTTGAGTCTTAGAGAATTcgattcatactttttttttaaagtacccaTTAGCTGCAACGCACAAGTCATGCCTGGGAGAAATACCTTAGACAACATTAAATTAATACTACTCCCCTGTACAATTAGTGGTCTCTAGGTGCTCAGCTGTGTAATCAGGCTAGCAACTTTTATTCTGTTTTTAGAATAATGTTATCCTTGCGACCGTGGTGTAACCCAGACGCCATGGTACGTTACGGGTAATGTAAGTAGGTGTTTTCACCTCATTGAATTTTGTGGCTTTATTGAATAAATTGTGAGTGGTTAGTATCACCCAAAATCATACATCCAAGCTACGTTGTTATCAGCAAACTGACAGTTGGGTGTAGTTTGGGTTTGTGTGCATTCACGCCCTCCGTTCTCACTTCACTGAATTCTTTATGACGGCTCAACTCAGTTTCCCACAAATATCCAgtatattctcaataatttatGATATATAATTTCTACAGTCTTTCTCAAGATGAACGTGCTGCTTCTGAAAGAGCCAAATGATGGAGACCAAGGGTCTGATCCTTACAACCAGGTAGAGGCGCGAAAACAATATCAATACAGTCCAAACCCTCgttatattttcatattttaatgCGTGTCTATTTTTATAATGCCACAGGAAATGACGAACGTTGGCCTGCGAGCAACCCTTCTACCTGTGTTATCGTTTAAGTTTGTTTCACTAAACACCCTATCAGAAAAGGTGACCCGCCATTTTGTATGCTCAATTTAGTCTCTTTTGAATGTCATCTTACATTAAAGACAATTTCTATCATCCCCAAAGGTTTTCCAAACGGAAAAATATGGTGGCCTTATATTTACAAGCCCAAGAGCAGTGGAAGCAGTGAAGATGTGCCTTGGGGACAGAAGAGAAGGTGAAACCAAAATGGAGAACTTAATATGGACAACCCACCCGtttcaaatgtgaaaaacaatgcaaCTGTCACACAAGTGGAACAAAACTAcgcttttgtgtcttttttctaCAGAATGGGAGCGCATAGCGAAAGACAAGTGGAATGCAAAGTCCGTTTATGTGGTGGGGAAAGCGACGGCTGCCTTAGGTAAAGTCACCTGCCACCGACATGAACACGCGAGGTGCCATTAGCACATGTGACAACTTGTTGCGATGCCCTCTTTTTGTTTCCGAACAGGTTAGGTGCCTTCCTGAAGTGTGTCCcaccttttgttgttcttttacgACCTATAGACCTTTTCCTAATGTTTGTCAACAAGGCACCTGGTAGTTCTAAGTGGCAGGAAGTGATTCACTGTTGCTGACTTTTATAGAAAATGATGGAGAaaaaatgttgggtttttttctttctttgtcttccctGCAGTACGCCGCCTTGGCTTGAACCCACTCGGTGAGGACACGGGGACGGCGGAAGTCCTGTCACGTGTCATCATTGAACGTACGGTGGCGTGCTTTCAGAAGAACGGCTGGCTTATCAATTGATTAATTCAAGTTACTTGTTCCGAATAAGTCATTTATACGAAGGATTGTGATTCGTCAAGTTGCCTTAATTACAAATTGGCACACTTCCTTCTCTATGTAGGAGGGGACACCGGTATCCTCCCTCTTTTCTTCCCTTGTGGCTCCATCAAAAGAGAAGTTCTGCCTGTGGCTTTGAGGGAGAATGgtaaaatgtcctttttatgGAAtaggtatactgtatatttaaagcAGATGGTTAAAAAGGATTTATCAATCGAAAATAGTCACTGAACTACAGTGGAACCCGTGATGATCACTACCTGATTTGTCCACTAGGGGTTCCCCTCGAGACGTTGACTGTCTATCAAACAGCCGTGCATCCTGACGTGGTGAAGAATCTTACAGACTATTTTGCTGCACAGGTCAAACATAACTCGTGCTATGTTGTGCAATATATCAAGGCACAGCGGTTGGGAATCCCTGCTTGTCACCCTTAGGGCCCCCCAGCAAGTGTGGCCTTCTTCAGCCCGTCGGGAGTCAACTTCTGTCTGCAGGCCTTGCGCGGGCTGGCCGGTGAGCAGCTTCCGCAAATAAAGGTAAATCTGGATGTGCGACAAACACGCACAATTTAATCACCCCTCCAAAAAGACAAGTGACAAATCTTTTGTGCAGTTGGCCGCCATCGGGCCCACCACGCGGGACGCCATGCTGGCGGAGGGTCTGAGCGTCAGCTGCACCGCCGAGAAGCCCACGCCGCAGCACCTGGCGGAGGCCATCAGCAAAGCGCTAAAATGACCATCTGAATTTTATCGGTCAAGTGTGTTTACTGGACACTATTAGGTACACCTAACCGTTGTCAATTGGTTGAGGAGGACTATGGTCAGGTATGGACAAAAAGGCAGATGCAGTTCACCAAAATGGCTAACCACCTGTGCGTTTCACAGCATAGGTTCTACATAGATTTTTGTGCATCCTGTCATGTTGGATGTGCGTGTGGGATTCCGTCAACTGGACACAATTGTGACGGCTGCTAATATTTAGTAACTGGTGTCCCTGTACATTTTGTGATTTGCTACATATGTATTCACCTATACacagatctttttttgtttgtttgccgtcATACGTTGTACATCTAAAATAGTCTATTAcaagggtgcccattaggtagatcctgatctaccggtagatccaagacaggtccctggtagatccgaggagtgtcgagaagaaaaaaaacaaacaaccatttgtgtgtctttgtacatgttagtaatatattttttgtgttaatatacactgcacactaatcagtctcattttcacaaaaaaaaatatttaaaaaataaaataaagcaggtaaatcttaaatttctgtgtgtgtgtgcgtctgcgtgccggtaagggtagatcccgtgaggttagttgatcgaaaagtagatcttcgatccaaaaagtttgggcacccctggtctattaTTTGCCAGGATCCCAATTTTTTGCAAGATTTGGTCAGTATAGTGTGTTCACTAGCCCAGAAGGTAATTTGTtgccaaaatatacagtacatttttgtgttttcaatttGACAGATTTTATGTAAATTTTTCACACCGAAAAAGGAAAAAGGTTCTCCACcctgcaagtgtacctaataaagtgtcctgTGAATGTCTATTTGAAATTATTCTCGCTAGTTTTGTCTGTCAATTGGACATTATATTCATCGACTGTATATGGCAAagcttttattgttgttgtctgtGTGGTCTTCTTAATTCATTTTGCTTCACTCTTCAAAGTGGGTGTTCTTCAAAGTCCATTGGAAACCAGCGGAGCGTTATACAGCACGGCATATCCGCACAATTTGTCGCTAACAAGTTGTGTTTGCTTTTCACACAACGCCGTGGGACGCCCTCCCCGTCCGGGTGAGCGCACCTGTGCCGGTTGGTCCTATAAAGCCACACAGCCAACGTTTATTTTTTCCAACAGGCCTGAAACGCCATCACGATGCTGACTTCCATCCAGCTGATCACTTCTTTGCTTCTTTGGACCAGCACCGGCGAGAAGCTTTTCCACCATCGCGATCACTCGGATTTGCAGGTGTTCAACGCCCAGCAGGCTCAGACCATAACGGACGAATACACAGCAGAGGTAAATGTAtattaaatcatgaaaaaaacaaatgtaggaGTGGAGTGGAATCCCCATGACTGATTCCTGCGTGTCTTGATCAGCTCTTCCTATCGAGATACGGCTTCATGAAGCCAGTGAGGTGGGCGGAGACGCGGGACAGGTATGAGGATCTCGACGACAATTATGATTTCCTTGACGACCTCCAAGCGAGCATCCAGGAGGGCACCACGGTGCCTCATTTCAGGGATCGCCCTCCTCTAGAAGGAGAAAACCAAGCGTTGACTGCAGCACTTAAAGACTTCCAGAGGCTGTCTGGCCTTCCAGTGACTGGCGCTTTTGACGACGCCACCAAAGAGGCCATGAACAAGCCAAGGTGTGGCGTCCCCGACAAGGAAATAGAGCAGGAACCGGAGGACCCTATGGAAGTGTCCAGTCCTGGACCTGAACTTGAGGAGAGTCTGGCCTTAGATGCTGAAAACGGCACAACTTTAGACACTTTCAATGAGACTGACAGCAACTACACAATAAGCGACACCCCCCCTCGTGTCGCTAACGACTCTGAAACAGACCAGGTGAACGTTAACGGCACGGTAAGTGCTCTCTCTGACACCAACGCCACCAATTTCCGCGCCGATTTCACGACGAGCTCCTCCCGGGATTACCACTTGGCGAAAACGCGGTCAGGCCCAGCGGTGACACGCAGGAAACGCCACCTGGCCGCCCTGGTGACCAAGCGCAGGCGGCACAGGAGGGACCTGAGCGAGATGGGCCACGTGGCCTTCAGCAAGAACGTCCTGAGGTGGCGGCTGATGGGCGAAGGCTATAGCAATCAGCTGTCCATCGAGGACCAGCGCTACATCTTCAGGCTGGCCTTCCGCATGTGGAGCGAGGTGTCACCGCTCCAGTTCATGGAGGACAACGGGTCACCGCTGGAGGACATCGACATCAGACTGGGCTTTGGCACAGGTGGGGCAAAACGCCTTGCTCAACTCAAACTGGGTGCCACTTTTGCCGCTGAGCTTGTTTAgttgtttttagttttattttggcGGTTAACAATTTTCTGACAGAAAAATATTCTACAAAAGAAAACTAGAGATAGGAAGATCCCGTTTGCGGATTGTCAGACTTTTCGCCTCTTTGGCATTTTGAGCCATTTGACTGCAGAACAATTTTTGCGTTCCACACACTACACAACATCACGTGATTAAATTGTGTGGCACCTAGGAAGACATCTTGGTTGCAATCAGAGGTTTGATGGCAGCGGTCAAGAGTTTGCTCACGCCTGGTTTCTGGGCGACATCCACTTCGATGACGACGAACATTTTACAGCGCCGAACACCGGCAGTGGAATTAGCCTCCTGAAGGTGAGTGTCCAAGGAACGCCTGGATCACGATCTTTGTGGGTCTTACATCCTGCCcggacattgtttttttttttaggtggcagTTCACGAGATCGGACACGTTTTAGGGCTACCCCACATCTACAGACCCGGATCCATCATGCAGCCCAGCTACCTGCCCCAAGAGGCCGCTTTTGAAATGGGCTGGATGGACAGGAAAGCCGTACAGAACCTCTACGGTGAGCATCGCCCGCCGTCCAGCTTTCGAACGGGGACGGGAAGTCCTCGATTCGACCCACGTTTGTGTCTTGCCCACAGGCGCCTGCAAGGGCCGCTTCAGCACCGTGTTCGACTGGATCCGACGGGAGAGGAGCCCCTACGGCCAAGTGGTGGTCCGTTTCAACACCTACTTTATGAGGGAGGGCTGGTACTGGCTGTACGAGAACCGCAACAACCGGACGCGCTACGGCGACCCGGTGCCGCTGCGGATCGGCTGGCGGGGGCTCCCCGCGGATGGAGTGGACGCCTATGTGCACGTTTGGTCTCTGAAGCGAGACGACATCTACTTTTTCAAAGGTAGAGTTTCACTTCCTCATCCAATACTTTTCACCTCCATTAGAGACTGTCAAAATCTTGCAATATTTAAGCTAAGTGGTCATGTTCAAGGTAACCTGGGTACAATTCCCAATGTGTGATGGTTTATAAGTCCTGGACCACCTGTTGTGACAGGTACTCAGTTCTGGAAGTACGACAGCGACAACGACAAGGTCTTCGGACAGGACCCGCAGGGCCGCCGCTATCCCAGGATGATCTCCGAGGGTTTCCCGGGAATCTCCGGTCCCATTGATACGGCCGTGTACGACCGAAGGGACTCGTGCATTTACTTCTTCAAAAACACCCTTGTAAGGATGTCATCCCGGCGGCAGATTTAAACATGAAATGGCCGTAAACTTAAGTTACGTCTTCTGACAGGTGTACGCCTTTAACGTGGAGTCCAACGGCATGGCACCGGGTTTTCCGAAAGCCATCCAAAAGGCGTTCCCGCCGGTGTCTGGCGGAGACCACCCGGGCGGTAACATCGACGTTGCCTATTTCTCGTACGCACACAACGCCGTCTTCCTCTTCAAGGGCCGGCGCTTCTGGCAGGTGGTGAGCGGCCGCGACCGCCGCCGACGCCCCTTCCTGCCGCGGAACGGCCTGCTGCCGCACAAGGAAGTGGATCAGCACTGGTTCGACATCTGCGACGTCCACCCGACCGCACTCACGCTAACTAGATGAAGAGGTACTTGGAAGTCAATCCATTGATAATGCAACGTATCCTAAAGTATTCACAGcgcgtactttttttttcctcatttcgtGACAGCCTTAttcccgaaaatgaattccattTAAATTTTGACAAAAACTATTTTGTTGGCTAgtctcaagtctttttttttttttttttttttgcattgaaagaaaaatcTCAAAACCTCTTTGCCACTCGAACCGCTGACTTCTTTGCCACTATCGATCAAAATGGTGTCCTTTAAATTAAATGTGAATGAAAAAGGAGCAGTTGCTTTTCTCTGCCGTTTCCATTCCAACCTCATCATGCCAGTGCGGCGCAACACAAACAAGACATTGATTTGGGGAATCGATACGTACCTGAAACACTTATTAATTCAGATGGTTTTGAAGGGGGTCAGCGGGGCGGTGTGAGACCCCCGGTGGGAGTCGGATCACAAGCCCGATACTGCGGTCGAGCTTAGTGACTGcaaggaaaaagaaatgaaaagaaaatgaggcAATTTTCAGAGGAAGACAAACACCATGACAGCTGGGATCTTCACTTTGTCATAGTCTAACGatacagacttaaaaaaaaaaaacatagagcGGAAAGGTCACATAATGGATGCGTGATGAAATCTGACCAGTTGGAGTCTACATTTGCGTTTGTGCGTCGTCGTGGCAGCCATCGTGTCTGACTGGACTCGCACTCACATCAGCGTCATTATCATGCAGAAGGTTCGACAAAGACTCATTTGTTTTGGGTCCGTTTATCTGCACGAGCGTAGTCTGCCGTGCCGGCGGTGGCGGTGGGGAGGGACGGCGGGATGGACGGCTGCCCCCGTGCGCACATTCGTCTGTATGCGCGACCTTCTCATGCTTCCATACAGGTGCGGGGTTTGCGTTTCGACGATGCACATGAAAGGCAAAGGGAGGTCGCTTCATCTCCACTTCAGTGGAAGGAGACGTTGTATTATTCATGAACAAAGGAAATGAGCGCAGGTACAAAACAAACCACAATTTTAACGGAATCCTTTGGAGGAGCGGAGGGTGGggagacatttattttgtctttttggtggcTCGTGTTGAAATGCTGCACGAACTTGTGTTTGGGGTAATGCTGCTAAGTTTACCTCAGAATTTTTTTGCCCCTccttggaaataaaaaaatccaaatcgcTTATGATGAGTTGAGGTCGGAAACAGTTGGACACAAATGTCAAGTCATCTGGTCCGAATTTCCACCACCTTTATTTTTGAGTAGAGTCCACTCCATGGGAATCcatacgtgtgtgtatgtgtgtgctgcccccaagattttttttttcctttttcatggCCTCACTACATCTGCCAGCAAAGCGTTGAATAATTAAAGGAATTATCAGGCCAGGAGATCCAAAAGCCCCTCAGAAATGTGTCATGTCCCTGAGCAAAGCcttgttgggaaaaaaataaaagccctgCCTTGTTGGGCGCGTAGAGCTGCATACCCGAGCCACGTCCCGCCCACGAGGAGCTTTCATGACGCCACCGACGGCAAGCGAGCATTGACTGGCGGAAAACAGCGGGACGCTATGCATGTCAAGTAAATTTAGCATTGCGTCCCCCAAATGCCGGGctcctctattttttttttctcccccgccgTCGGTTTTCAATGTCGCTAGATTCCGGGCGAGCCGTTTTGCACAAAGAATGTGACTGACGCAACATTAATCTCCCTCACAAAACAGACGCCTGGCACGAGCGCGGCCCTGTGAGGTGGCGACGTCGCTCCCGATTTCTCAGCGCTCCATCACCCGGGTGTTCCACTCCCCCTCGCTactcctcccaaaaaaaatcttgagatcaaacaaacaaactaacaaaatcCAAAAAGCAAGTGAAGAAAAGGAAGTTAGAACTTTCAAGAGCGCTCTTTTAACAATAAGGCGTGACCTCCATCCGAGAGAGCCAGAGTGCAAATCCCAAGTCGGATTCCAGCCTGATTTTGCGCGATGCGTTTCATGGAAAGTCGCTGCAAAAGAGGAGCGTGGCGAAAGTGACTGCagaagttttttgggggggggcgaaaaaaaagtCGATTTACATCATTATCGATTAATCGCCGTTGACTTGAGCATCATGACCTTAGCATTGACTTCAAAGAGTCTGAAGTCATTCCAACCAGACTGCCCATCAAGGTGAAAAGCGTGCATAATTCATTGCAGCGCTTTGACACAAGTGAGCGGGGGCACATGTTGGCCGACGGTGACGTGCGGAATACTCCTTGTCCGACACTCCTGATTTCTGACAGCTCTTGGCGTCGACGCTTTACCCCACCGCGGTGAATAAAACAAAGTTCCAATTGCAGCA
It includes:
- the uros gene encoding uroporphyrinogen-III synthase isoform X1 — encoded protein: MNVLLLKEPNDGDQGSDPYNQEMTNVGLRATLLPVLSFKFVSLNTLSEKVFQTEKYGGLIFTSPRAVEAVKMCLGDRREEWERIAKDKWNAKSVYVVGKATAALVRRLGLNPLGEDTGTAEVLSRVIIERGDTGILPLFFPCGSIKREVLPVALRENGVPLETLTVYQTAVHPDVVKNLTDYFAAQGPPASVAFFSPSGVNFCLQALRGLAGEQLPQIKLAAIGPTTRDAMLAEGLSVSCTAEKPTPQHLAEAISKALK
- the mmp21 gene encoding matrix metallopeptidase-21, with product MLTSIQLITSLLLWTSTGEKLFHHRDHSDLQVFNAQQAQTITDEYTAELFLSRYGFMKPVRWAETRDRYEDLDDNYDFLDDLQASIQEGTTVPHFRDRPPLEGENQALTAALKDFQRLSGLPVTGAFDDATKEAMNKPRCGVPDKEIEQEPEDPMEVSSPGPELEESLALDAENGTTLDTFNETDSNYTISDTPPRVANDSETDQVNVNGTVSALSDTNATNFRADFTTSSSRDYHLAKTRSGPAVTRRKRHLAALVTKRRRHRRDLSEMGHVAFSKNVLRWRLMGEGYSNQLSIEDQRYIFRLAFRMWSEVSPLQFMEDNGSPLEDIDIRLGFGTGRHLGCNQRFDGSGQEFAHAWFLGDIHFDDDEHFTAPNTGSGISLLKVAVHEIGHVLGLPHIYRPGSIMQPSYLPQEAAFEMGWMDRKAVQNLYGACKGRFSTVFDWIRRERSPYGQVVVRFNTYFMREGWYWLYENRNNRTRYGDPVPLRIGWRGLPADGVDAYVHVWSLKRDDIYFFKGTQFWKYDSDNDKVFGQDPQGRRYPRMISEGFPGISGPIDTAVYDRRDSCIYFFKNTLVYAFNVESNGMAPGFPKAIQKAFPPVSGGDHPGGNIDVAYFSYAHNAVFLFKGRRFWQVVSGRDRRRRPFLPRNGLLPHKEVDQHWFDICDVHPTALTLTR
- the bccip gene encoding protein BCCIP homolog codes for the protein MASSAKKRAVGLGKNPRESDESSDNSLGGDGDSFSEDSEASEEEINEEVTVDFEGHAVTHNDFNGIKKLLQQLFLKAHVNTSEMTDIIIQQNHVGSVIKQAEVPEDSDDDDPDEVFGFITMLNLTEQKARFSGVQCMEQVKELMLDQCEKCSGRVAAEQLEQMLGDTAKPVGLLLSERFVNVPPQIALPLHKQLQEEISEAERTNKPSGKYHYCLMISKTCKEAGKAIPAPKDEYTFINAEEEFFYEHAVSTFHFSVQDDADSCLSGRWSFDDVPMKPFRTVMLIPVDRFPAIMDKLKEYLTV
- the uros gene encoding uroporphyrinogen-III synthase isoform X2, which codes for MNVLLLKEPNDGDQGSDPYNQEMTNVGLRATLLPVLSFKFVSLNTLSEKVFQTEKYGGLIFTSPRAVEAVKMCLGDRREEWERIAKDKWNAKSVYVVGKATAALVRRLGLNPLGEDTGTAEVLSRVIIERGDTGILPLFFPCGSIKREVLPVALRENGVPLETLTVYQTAVHPDVGPPASVAFFSPSGVNFCLQALRGLAGEQLPQIKLAAIGPTTRDAMLAEGLSVSCTAEKPTPQHLAEAISKALK